From one Triticum aestivum cultivar Chinese Spring chromosome 4B, IWGSC CS RefSeq v2.1, whole genome shotgun sequence genomic stretch:
- the LOC123090982 gene encoding bHLH transcription factor RHL1 isoform X3: MRAAIPPHWVVDERGARQAAAPGGRLRGARGRRRRRFLRERSGRVVREPEPEPLAAGDRPRGGSGSKRTRAARGGRPPARGIQQQANPCLRVNKLSEKRRRSRTNEKMKALQSLIPNSNKTDKASMLDEHKRSAEVQVIRWLRVAAIYQRENGWDESCSRGRIPGHTDPRCSIPKHFLLRHHHHQMRPPPQSSWRQVVQVN, from the exons ATGCGGGCGGCCATCCCTCCCCACTGGGTGGTCGACGAACGAGGTGCACGTCAGGCGGCAGCACCAGGCGGCAGACTACGGGGAGCTcggggccggcgccggcgcaggtTTCTACGAGAGCGAAGCGGGCGGGTCGTCCGAGAGCCCGAGCCCGAGCCGCTCGCGGCGGGAGACCGCCCGCGCGGGGGATCCGGCAGCAAGCGGACCCGAGCAGCACGCGGTGGGAGACCGCCCGCGCGGGGGATCCAGCAGCAAGCGAACCCATGCCTTCGAGTGAACAAACTCTCCGAGAAG aggaggaggagcaggaccaACGAGAAGATGAAGGCGTTGCAGAGCCTGATACCCAATTCCAACAAG ACTGACAAGGCGTCGATGCTTGACGAGCATAAAAGAAGTGCAG AAGTTCAGGTCATCAGATGGCTGAGAGTGGCAGCAATATACCAG CGAGAAAATGGGTGGGATGAATCATGTAGTCGAGGCAGAATTCCAGGCCATACTGACCCTCGTTGTAGCATTCCCAAACATTTTTTActacgccaccaccaccaccaaatgCGACCT
- the LOC123090982 gene encoding uncharacterized protein isoform X1, producing MRAAIPPHWVVDERGARQAAAPGGRLRGARGRRRRRFLRERSGRVVREPEPEPLAAGDRPRGGSGSKRTRAARGGRPPARGIQQQANPCLRVNKLSEKRRRSRTNEKMKALQSLIPNSNKTDKASMLDEHKRSAGDFFDVHEFAVLLVCCAASARLVPIYNLEEPVALNPTLHLVVIFLSSSSEVQVIRWLRVAAIYQRENGWDESCSRGRIPGHTDPRCSIPKHFLLRHHHHQMRPPPQSSWRQVVQVN from the exons ATGCGGGCGGCCATCCCTCCCCACTGGGTGGTCGACGAACGAGGTGCACGTCAGGCGGCAGCACCAGGCGGCAGACTACGGGGAGCTcggggccggcgccggcgcaggtTTCTACGAGAGCGAAGCGGGCGGGTCGTCCGAGAGCCCGAGCCCGAGCCGCTCGCGGCGGGAGACCGCCCGCGCGGGGGATCCGGCAGCAAGCGGACCCGAGCAGCACGCGGTGGGAGACCGCCCGCGCGGGGGATCCAGCAGCAAGCGAACCCATGCCTTCGAGTGAACAAACTCTCCGAGAAG aggaggaggagcaggaccaACGAGAAGATGAAGGCGTTGCAGAGCCTGATACCCAATTCCAACAAG ACTGACAAGGCGTCGATGCTTGACGAGCATAAAAGAAGTGCAGGTGATTTCTTTGATGTTCACGAATTTGCTGTCTTGCTAGTGTGTTGTGCTGCTAGTGCTCGATTAGTTCCAATTTACAATTTAGAGGAACCGGTGGCTCTAAATCCAACTCTGCATCTTGTTGTCATTTTTTTGTCTTCTTCTTCAGAAGTTCAGGTCATCAGATGGCTGAGAGTGGCAGCAATATACCAG CGAGAAAATGGGTGGGATGAATCATGTAGTCGAGGCAGAATTCCAGGCCATACTGACCCTCGTTGTAGCATTCCCAAACATTTTTTActacgccaccaccaccaccaaatgCGACCT
- the LOC123090982 gene encoding bHLH transcription factor RHL1 isoform X2, whose amino-acid sequence MRAAIPPHWVVDERGARQAAAPGGRLRGARGRRRRRFLRERSGRVVREPEPEPLAAGDRPRGGSGSKRTRAARGGRPPARGIQQQANPCLRVNKLSEKRRRSRTNEKMKALQSLIPNSNKTDKASMLDEHKRSAGDFFDVHEFAVLLVCCAASARLVPIYNLEEPVALNPTLHLVVIFLSSSSEVQVIRWLRVAAIYQVLVVDLHDLDLWLGV is encoded by the exons ATGCGGGCGGCCATCCCTCCCCACTGGGTGGTCGACGAACGAGGTGCACGTCAGGCGGCAGCACCAGGCGGCAGACTACGGGGAGCTcggggccggcgccggcgcaggtTTCTACGAGAGCGAAGCGGGCGGGTCGTCCGAGAGCCCGAGCCCGAGCCGCTCGCGGCGGGAGACCGCCCGCGCGGGGGATCCGGCAGCAAGCGGACCCGAGCAGCACGCGGTGGGAGACCGCCCGCGCGGGGGATCCAGCAGCAAGCGAACCCATGCCTTCGAGTGAACAAACTCTCCGAGAAG aggaggaggagcaggaccaACGAGAAGATGAAGGCGTTGCAGAGCCTGATACCCAATTCCAACAAG ACTGACAAGGCGTCGATGCTTGACGAGCATAAAAGAAGTGCAGGTGATTTCTTTGATGTTCACGAATTTGCTGTCTTGCTAGTGTGTTGTGCTGCTAGTGCTCGATTAGTTCCAATTTACAATTTAGAGGAACCGGTGGCTCTAAATCCAACTCTGCATCTTGTTGTCATTTTTTTGTCTTCTTCTTCAGAAGTTCAGGTCATCAGATGGCTGAGAGTGGCAGCAATATACCAG GTGCTGGTCGTAGATCTACATGACCTGGATCTCTGGCTAGGTGTCTAG
- the LOC123090982 gene encoding transcription factor PIF5 isoform X4 yields the protein MRAAIPPHWVVDERGARQAAAPGGRLRGARGRRRRRFLRERSGRVVREPEPEPLAAGDRPRGGSGSKRTRAARGGRPPARGIQQQANPCLRVNKLSEKRRRSRTNEKMKALQSLIPNSNKTDKASMLDEHKRSAEVQVIRWLRVAAIYQVLVVDLHDLDLWLGV from the exons ATGCGGGCGGCCATCCCTCCCCACTGGGTGGTCGACGAACGAGGTGCACGTCAGGCGGCAGCACCAGGCGGCAGACTACGGGGAGCTcggggccggcgccggcgcaggtTTCTACGAGAGCGAAGCGGGCGGGTCGTCCGAGAGCCCGAGCCCGAGCCGCTCGCGGCGGGAGACCGCCCGCGCGGGGGATCCGGCAGCAAGCGGACCCGAGCAGCACGCGGTGGGAGACCGCCCGCGCGGGGGATCCAGCAGCAAGCGAACCCATGCCTTCGAGTGAACAAACTCTCCGAGAAG aggaggaggagcaggaccaACGAGAAGATGAAGGCGTTGCAGAGCCTGATACCCAATTCCAACAAG ACTGACAAGGCGTCGATGCTTGACGAGCATAAAAGAAGTGCAG AAGTTCAGGTCATCAGATGGCTGAGAGTGGCAGCAATATACCAG GTGCTGGTCGTAGATCTACATGACCTGGATCTCTGGCTAGGTGTCTAG